Genomic DNA from Halobaculum sp. CBA1158:
GACGTCCGAACAGATCGAACGGATCCGGGAGCAGTGGGGGTTGAACGAACCCCTGTGGAGACAGTATATCGACTTCATGATAAACTACCAGACCGGTAACTTCGGGCGCTCCCCGACGTACAACGCGCCCGTGGCGGACCTCATGGTCCGCCGGATGCCGCGGACGCTCGTCCTGTTCGGGTCCACGTTCGTGATCGGGTTCATCATCGGCCCGCTGGTCGGCATGTACCTCGGCTGGTGGCGGGGCTCGAGGAAGGACAAGTCCATCTTCACCACCTCGCTTCTGATGTACTCGATGCCCAGCTTCTGGATCTCGTGGCTGTTCATCTGGGTGTTCAACTACGAGCTCGACCTCCTGCCGAGCGCGTACATGTTCACCCAGTTCCCCGAGTTCGAGTGGACCGCGTTCACGGTGATGCGCGACGTGCTGTACCACATCGCGCTGCCGATCATCAGCCTCACGTTCATCGGCTGGGTCGGCTCGATGCTCATCATGCGGCCGACGATGAACCAGGTGACCGACGAGGGCTACGTGTTCCTCGCGCAGGCGAAGGGCCTGTCAGAGCGGGCGGTGATGATCAAACACGCGGCGCGCAACGCGCTGATCCCCGTCGCTACTGGCGCGGTGGTCAGCCTGGCGTTCCTCATCGACGGCTCGGTCATCATCGAGAACGTCTTCAACTGGCCCGGCATGGGACAGATCATCGTCTCGTCGGTGCTGAATCGCGACTTCCCGGTCGCACAGGCGACGTTCTTCCTGTTGGCCGTGCTGGTCGTGATAATGCGGCTACTAACTGACGTCATCT
This window encodes:
- a CDS encoding ABC transporter permease; translation: MTRISGKYLAKRIVVSYLTLLVIMSLLFVLLRSMPGSFITSMISTGMTSEQIERIREQWGLNEPLWRQYIDFMINYQTGNFGRSPTYNAPVADLMVRRMPRTLVLFGSTFVIGFIIGPLVGMYLGWWRGSRKDKSIFTTSLLMYSMPSFWISWLFIWVFNYELDLLPSAYMFTQFPEFEWTAFTVMRDVLYHIALPIISLTFIGWVGSMLIMRPTMNQVTDEGYVFLAQAKGLSERAVMIKHAARNALIPVATGAVVSLAFLIDGSVIIENVFNWPGMGQIIVSSVLNRDFPVAQATFFLLAVLVVIMRLLTDVIYTFLDPRIKFGEGE